The proteins below are encoded in one region of Leptospira hartskeerlii:
- the frr gene encoding ribosome recycling factor → MANEEVINAMKSKMDKTVELLKKDFAGVRTGRANPALIEDLRVEYYGTPTPINQLGNISAPEPRLLVVSPYDKGTMKDIEKAIQASGLGLQPTNDGVVIRIIIPELTGERRKELAKVVKSKSEEKKVAVRNIRRDAMEDLKKHSEGISQDELKTLQDQVQKITDSYIDKVSAITAEKEKEITTV, encoded by the coding sequence ATGGCGAATGAAGAAGTAATCAACGCAATGAAGTCCAAAATGGATAAAACCGTAGAACTCCTGAAAAAGGATTTCGCGGGAGTCCGGACGGGCAGGGCGAACCCTGCATTGATCGAAGATCTTAGAGTGGAATACTACGGAACTCCTACTCCAATCAATCAGTTGGGAAATATCTCCGCTCCTGAGCCTAGACTTTTGGTAGTTTCTCCTTATGATAAGGGAACTATGAAAGATATCGAGAAGGCAATCCAAGCTTCCGGACTAGGACTACAACCTACTAATGACGGGGTTGTAATTCGTATCATCATTCCAGAACTTACGGGCGAAAGACGTAAAGAATTGGCAAAAGTGGTAAAATCCAAATCGGAAGAGAAAAAGGTCGCTGTCAGAAACATCCGTCGTGATGCGATGGAAGATCTTAAAAAACATTCCGAAGGAATTTCCCAAGACGAATTGAAAACTCTGCAAGACCAGGTGCAAAAAATTACGGATTCTTATATTGATAAGGTTTCCGCAATTACCGCTGAAAAAGAGAAAGAAATCACTACGGTCTAA